Proteins from a genomic interval of Rhodococcus rhodochrous:
- the hrcA gene encoding heat-inducible transcriptional repressor HrcA: MSSTEERRFKVLRAIVADYVSTKEPIGSKTLVDRHNLGVSSATVRNDMAVLEAEGYITQTHTSSGRVPTDKGYRQFVDRIAEVKPLSSAERRAILQFLESGVDLDDVLRRAVRLLAQLTRQVAVVQYPTLSASSVRHLEVVGLTPARLLLVLITDSGRVDQRIVELGDVIDEDGLSRLRELLGGALTGKRLAAASVAVTELADNAPDDLRDALIRCTTVLVETLVEHPEERLVLGGTANLTRNAADFDGHGIVPGSLRTVLEALEEQVVVLKLLASSQDAGRVTVRIGEETQFEEMRTTSVVSTGYGAAGTVFGGLGVLGPTRMDYPGTIASVATVARYIGEVLGER, encoded by the coding sequence TTGTCGAGTACCGAGGAGCGGAGATTCAAGGTCTTGCGCGCCATCGTGGCGGATTACGTGTCCACCAAGGAGCCGATCGGCTCCAAGACTCTCGTCGACCGGCACAACCTCGGTGTGTCCAGCGCCACGGTCCGTAACGACATGGCTGTGCTCGAAGCAGAGGGATACATCACACAGACCCACACGAGCTCGGGACGCGTGCCCACCGACAAGGGCTACCGCCAGTTCGTCGACAGGATCGCGGAGGTCAAACCGCTCTCGTCGGCCGAGCGCCGCGCGATCCTGCAGTTCCTCGAATCGGGCGTCGACCTGGACGACGTGCTGCGCCGCGCGGTGCGGTTGCTCGCGCAGCTCACCCGCCAGGTCGCGGTCGTGCAGTACCCGACGCTCTCGGCGTCGTCCGTGCGACATCTCGAGGTGGTCGGGCTGACACCGGCGCGGCTGCTGCTCGTGCTCATCACCGACTCGGGCCGCGTCGATCAGCGCATCGTCGAACTCGGCGACGTGATCGACGAGGACGGCCTGTCGCGGCTGCGTGAGCTGCTCGGTGGGGCATTGACGGGCAAGCGGCTCGCCGCGGCTTCCGTCGCGGTCACCGAGCTCGCCGACAACGCACCGGACGATCTGCGCGACGCGCTCATCCGGTGCACCACCGTGCTGGTGGAGACCCTCGTCGAGCACCCCGAGGAGCGTCTCGTGCTCGGAGGCACCGCCAATCTCACCCGTAACGCCGCCGACTTCGACGGCCACGGGATAGTGCCGGGTTCGTTGCGCACGGTCCTCGAAGCCCTCGAGGAGCAGGTCGTGGTGCTCAAACTGCTCGCGTCCAGCCAGGACGCCGGCCGGGTCACCGTCCGCATCGGTGAGGAGACCCAGTTCGAGGAGATGCGCACCACCTCGGTCGTGTCCACCGGTTACGGGGCCGCGGGTACGGTCTTCGGTGGTCTGGGGGTGCTCGGCCCCACCCGGATGGACTATCCGGGAACCATCGCATCGGTCGCCACCGTTGCGAGATATATCGGTGAGGTGCTCGGCGAACGCTGA
- a CDS encoding serine/threonine-protein kinase yields the protein MGETFGRYELQTRLGQGGMGQVWCAFDSVTDRQVAVKVLPPELADDAGYRARFDREARAVSKLRHPNIVPIHNFGEIDGRLYIDMALLEGEDLGTVLRREGSLPLDRTVRVIGQVAAALDAAHDAGLVHRDVKPANIVLHPSGHTYLIDFGIAHADGQTALTREAGAIGTLAYMAPERFDGRSGPGSDIYALTCVLFQCLTGRAPFATDSTAQHVASHLTKPPPRPTDLVPGLPAALDGVVARGMAKRVEDRYRRAGELAEDLARSTMDRRPPRGAPVPLRKVEPGPPPTAVIPPTAVNPSSWTGPPTFPNRPPMGPPPPPSARAPRRGAVVALAVAAAVIAVGAVLAFVLGRDTGDSPSAGATSPLPAETSTPSTVPSSPGSTSPEPTSSESPPSFERMATFVRDYYALLPDDTEQAWALFDPHYAGKVGRAGFEEFWPTIRSVSVDAVEPRDASSVIVTLTFVTVDGRTESEKRWVSVVENRGRLSVYDSERIGAA from the coding sequence ATGGGCGAGACGTTCGGCCGCTACGAACTGCAGACCCGGCTCGGCCAGGGCGGGATGGGTCAGGTGTGGTGCGCATTCGACTCGGTCACCGATCGTCAGGTCGCGGTCAAGGTCCTGCCGCCGGAACTCGCCGACGACGCCGGATACCGCGCGCGTTTCGATCGTGAGGCCCGGGCCGTCTCCAAGCTCCGCCATCCGAACATCGTCCCGATCCACAATTTCGGTGAGATCGACGGACGGCTGTACATCGACATGGCCCTGCTCGAGGGCGAGGATCTCGGCACCGTCCTACGACGTGAAGGTTCCCTGCCGCTCGACCGCACCGTGCGCGTGATCGGCCAGGTCGCTGCGGCTCTCGACGCCGCACACGATGCGGGACTGGTGCACCGGGACGTCAAACCGGCCAACATCGTGCTGCACCCCAGCGGCCATACCTATCTGATCGACTTCGGGATCGCACATGCCGACGGTCAGACCGCGCTCACCCGCGAGGCCGGGGCGATCGGCACTCTCGCCTACATGGCCCCGGAACGCTTCGACGGCCGATCCGGGCCGGGTTCCGACATTTACGCGCTGACCTGCGTGTTGTTCCAGTGCCTCACCGGACGAGCACCGTTCGCCACCGACAGCACCGCCCAGCACGTCGCCTCCCATCTGACGAAACCGCCGCCGCGTCCGACCGACCTCGTGCCCGGCCTCCCCGCCGCGCTGGACGGCGTCGTCGCACGTGGGATGGCCAAGCGGGTCGAGGATCGGTATCGCCGGGCCGGTGAACTCGCCGAGGACCTGGCTCGGAGCACGATGGACCGACGGCCGCCGCGCGGGGCACCGGTCCCGCTCCGGAAGGTCGAGCCCGGACCGCCGCCCACGGCGGTGATCCCGCCGACCGCGGTGAACCCGTCGAGCTGGACGGGCCCGCCGACCTTCCCGAACCGACCCCCGATGGGGCCTCCTCCCCCACCTTCGGCGCGTGCACCGCGCCGCGGTGCGGTCGTGGCACTCGCGGTCGCCGCCGCGGTGATCGCAGTGGGGGCGGTGCTCGCCTTCGTCCTCGGGCGGGACACCGGCGACTCGCCGTCCGCCGGTGCCACGAGTCCACTCCCGGCGGAGACCTCGACACCCTCCACCGTTCCGTCCTCACCCGGATCGACGTCACCCGAACCGACCTCGTCGGAGTCACCGCCGAGTTTCGAGCGCATGGCGACCTTCGTGCGGGACTACTACGCGTTGCTCCCGGACGACACCGAACAGGCCTGGGCGTTGTTCGATCCCCACTACGCGGGAAAGGTCGGCCGGGCCGGCTTCGAGGAGTTCTGGCCGACGATCCGGTCCGTCTCGGTGGATGCCGTGGAGCCCCGCGATGCGTCGAGTGTGATCGTCACCCTGACGTTCGTCACCGTCGACGGCCGGACCGAGTCGGAGAAGCGCTGGGTGTCGGTGGTCGAGAACCGTGGGCGGCTGTCGGTCTACGACTCGGAGCGCATCGGAGCGGCATGA
- a CDS encoding type II toxin-antitoxin system VapB family antitoxin, with amino-acid sequence MIFKGVRDGKPYPDHGLSLRDWSRIPPRQVRLDEIVTTTKVLELDRLLSEDSTFYGDLFPHAVQWQGVLYLEDGLHRAVQSALRNRPVLHVRVFEYDVLIPGGVPDPGAEVRGPSPA; translated from the coding sequence ATGATCTTCAAGGGCGTCCGGGACGGCAAACCGTATCCCGATCACGGACTGTCTCTGCGCGACTGGTCGAGGATTCCGCCCCGCCAGGTGCGCCTCGACGAGATCGTCACGACGACGAAGGTGCTCGAACTCGACCGGCTGTTGTCGGAGGACTCGACCTTCTACGGCGATCTGTTCCCACACGCCGTCCAGTGGCAGGGCGTGCTGTACCTCGAGGACGGGCTCCACCGTGCCGTGCAGTCCGCGCTGCGGAACCGGCCGGTGCTGCACGTGCGTGTCTTCGAGTACGACGTGCTGATTCCCGGTGGCGTGCCCGACCCGGGCGCCGAGGTTCGGGGCCCGTCTCCCGCATAG